The following proteins come from a genomic window of Pyxidicoccus sp. MSG2:
- a CDS encoding tetratricopeptide repeat protein, translating to MSPRLLPLLLLLAAAACDEGPPRVNPKDHAEGLYLKGTAEYLQGQFEASLASFEAMRQILPNDPRLPAARGEVYLSMGRINEASAEFEAAIKLDPKRSTNWSRLGFIQAQLGKVPEAQSSLRKAVALYPNDYNALESLGELHLKQGEKDEAVRHFMLAATAAFGETKSLLTMRALDVLTQQGKNDEVLALANRAVGEGVRTTEVLSTLGDALVRAGKLPEAAMAYKDAASRSRMDPTLWELVGEIHMRLDKPGDAIAAYKESLKIKNRAVVHVALARIHLAMQDREGALDELNAALESVSGKDTRELRELADLLADLDRKPDALRILASLSAEQEHVKDAELQLTTARLARELKDAAVLQSACARATAADAGVKKCP from the coding sequence ATGTCCCCGCGCCTCCTGCCCCTGCTCCTATTGCTCGCCGCCGCCGCATGTGACGAAGGCCCCCCGCGCGTCAACCCCAAGGACCACGCCGAGGGGCTCTACCTCAAGGGCACCGCCGAGTACCTCCAGGGACAGTTCGAGGCCTCCCTCGCCTCCTTCGAGGCGATGAGGCAGATCCTCCCCAACGACCCGCGCCTGCCCGCCGCCCGGGGCGAGGTCTACCTGTCCATGGGCCGCATCAACGAGGCCTCCGCCGAGTTCGAAGCGGCCATCAAGCTCGACCCCAAGCGCTCCACCAACTGGAGCCGCCTGGGCTTCATCCAGGCCCAGCTCGGCAAGGTGCCCGAGGCCCAGAGCTCCCTGCGCAAGGCCGTCGCCCTCTATCCGAACGACTACAACGCGCTCGAGTCCCTCGGCGAGCTGCACCTCAAGCAGGGCGAGAAGGACGAGGCCGTCCGCCACTTCATGCTCGCCGCCACCGCCGCGTTCGGCGAGACGAAGTCCCTGCTGACGATGCGCGCGCTGGACGTGCTCACGCAGCAGGGGAAGAACGACGAGGTGCTGGCGCTCGCCAACCGCGCGGTGGGCGAAGGCGTGCGCACGACCGAGGTGCTGTCCACGCTGGGGGATGCCCTCGTGCGCGCGGGCAAGCTCCCCGAGGCCGCCATGGCCTACAAGGACGCCGCGAGCCGCTCGCGCATGGACCCGACGCTCTGGGAGCTCGTGGGGGAAATCCACATGCGACTGGACAAGCCCGGTGACGCCATCGCCGCGTACAAGGAGTCGCTCAAAATCAAGAACCGGGCCGTCGTGCATGTCGCGCTCGCGCGCATCCACCTCGCCATGCAGGACCGCGAGGGCGCGCTGGACGAGCTCAACGCGGCCCTGGAGTCCGTCTCCGGCAAGGACACCCGCGAGCTGCGCGAGCTGGCCGACCTGCTCGCGGACCTGGACCGCAAGCCGGACGCGCTGCGCATCCTCGCCAGCCTCAGCGCGGAGCAGGAGCACGTGAAGGACGCCGAGCTCCAGCTCACCACCGCCCGCCTGGCGCGTGAGCTGAAGGACGCCGCCGTGCTCCAGTCCGCATGCGCTCGCGCCACCGCGGCCGATGCCGGTGTGAAGAAGTGTCCGTGA
- a CDS encoding MBL fold metallo-hydrolase: MKPSNLRRGLARAARWLGGLVALALVGTLASAWTAFGGRAAGARRERMEHSPQWQDGHFENPQPLYNDFGRSISAMFNASPVASPTQLPLATASVDPRLWEIPPATGLRVTWFGHSSTLIEVDGARVLTDPIWSDRASPLTWAGPTRWYAPPVALDALPKIDAVVISHDHYDHLDHRTVVAMKDWDTTFIVPLGVGAHLESWGVPPARIVELDWWERTQVRGLDIVCTPSRHASGRTGIDKDATLWAGFALLGPKHRAYYSGDTGLFPAMKDIGARLGPFDVTLIEVGQYHSAWPDWHIGPEQAVLAHQQLRGKVLLPVHWGLFSLAPHGWTEPMERVLAAAGKAGQRVLVPKPGESVEPEAPPALAPWWPALPWNTGEQDPIVSTKLD; this comes from the coding sequence GTGAAGCCCTCGAATCTTCGTCGCGGCCTTGCCCGCGCGGCCCGCTGGCTGGGGGGGCTGGTGGCCCTCGCGCTCGTGGGCACCCTCGCCAGCGCCTGGACGGCCTTCGGTGGCCGTGCGGCAGGCGCACGCCGCGAGCGGATGGAGCACTCCCCGCAGTGGCAGGACGGCCACTTCGAGAACCCGCAGCCGCTCTACAACGACTTCGGGCGCTCCATCTCGGCCATGTTCAACGCGAGCCCCGTCGCGAGCCCCACCCAGCTTCCGCTCGCCACCGCCTCCGTCGACCCGCGCCTCTGGGAGATTCCCCCGGCCACGGGCCTGCGCGTCACCTGGTTCGGACACTCCTCGACGCTCATCGAGGTGGACGGCGCTCGCGTGCTCACGGACCCCATCTGGAGCGACCGGGCCTCGCCGCTGACGTGGGCCGGGCCCACGCGGTGGTACGCGCCGCCCGTCGCGCTGGACGCGCTGCCGAAAATCGACGCCGTGGTCATCTCCCATGACCACTATGACCACCTGGACCACCGCACCGTCGTGGCCATGAAGGACTGGGACACCACCTTCATCGTCCCGCTTGGCGTCGGCGCGCACCTCGAGTCCTGGGGCGTGCCGCCCGCGCGCATCGTCGAGCTGGACTGGTGGGAGCGCACGCAGGTGCGTGGGCTCGACATCGTCTGCACGCCGTCACGGCATGCCTCGGGACGCACGGGCATCGACAAGGACGCCACGCTGTGGGCCGGCTTCGCGCTGCTCGGCCCGAAGCACCGTGCGTACTACTCGGGGGACACGGGGCTGTTCCCCGCGATGAAGGACATCGGCGCCCGCCTGGGGCCCTTCGACGTCACGCTCATCGAGGTGGGCCAGTACCACAGCGCCTGGCCGGACTGGCACATCGGTCCCGAGCAGGCGGTGCTCGCCCACCAGCAACTGCGGGGAAAGGTGCTCCTGCCCGTGCACTGGGGGCTGTTCAGCCTCGCGCCCCACGGCTGGACGGAGCCGATGGAGCGCGTGCTCGCGGCCGCCGGGAAGGCCGGTCAGCGCGTGCTCGTCCCGAAGCCGGGGGAGAGCGTCGAGCCGGAAGCTCCTCCGGCCCTGGCGCCCTGGTGGCCCGCCCTGCCGTGGAACACGGGAGAGCAGGACCCCATCGTCTCCACCAAGCTGGACTGA
- the lexA gene encoding transcriptional repressor LexA translates to MEELTERQREILSFIVKETETRGFPPTIREIGEQMDIRSTNGVNDHLKALERKGYLNRGEQQSRSLVPTKRARLALGLGAKKEAGMVEVPLLGKVAAGAPLLAQEHMEDSVKIDSFLLGGVNGREVFALRVKGQSMIDDGIHDGDYLFVKKTPSAQPGEIVVALIEDEATVKRYYPEGDRIRFQPANATMQPIYVSRADFRSTMILGQVVGVYRKLQGGRV, encoded by the coding sequence ATGGAAGAGCTCACGGAACGCCAGCGCGAGATTCTCAGCTTCATCGTCAAGGAGACGGAGACGCGGGGCTTCCCGCCGACCATCCGCGAAATCGGCGAGCAGATGGACATCCGCTCGACCAACGGCGTGAACGACCACCTCAAGGCGCTGGAGCGCAAGGGCTACCTGAACCGGGGCGAGCAGCAGAGCCGCTCCCTGGTGCCCACCAAGCGGGCGCGGCTGGCGCTCGGCCTGGGTGCGAAGAAGGAAGCCGGCATGGTGGAGGTGCCCCTGCTGGGCAAGGTCGCCGCCGGCGCGCCCCTGCTCGCGCAGGAGCACATGGAGGACTCGGTCAAGATCGACAGCTTCCTGCTCGGGGGCGTGAATGGCCGCGAGGTCTTCGCCCTGCGCGTGAAGGGCCAGTCGATGATCGACGACGGCATCCACGACGGCGACTACCTCTTCGTGAAGAAGACGCCGTCGGCGCAGCCGGGCGAAATCGTCGTGGCCCTCATCGAGGACGAGGCCACGGTGAAGCGCTACTACCCGGAAGGGGATCGCATCCGCTTCCAGCCGGCGAACGCCACCATGCAGCCCATCTACGTGAGTCGCGCGGACTTCCGCTCCACGATGATTCTGGGCCAGGTGGTGGGCGTGTACCGCAAGCTGCAGGGCGGGCGCGTCTAG
- a CDS encoding response regulator — translation MSEPRHTLLFVDDEADVLDILTRMFQRRYRVLTAPNGAAALDILRRETVDVLITDQRMPEMSGIELVATVRAEGFDVTALLLTGYTDPEDIIAAINRGQVYRYITKPWDVNDLVITVKNAVEFTQLRRDKERLIRQLHQRVEALFVLYEVSRASANDPASYDNIIDRVLIAVARVLPYDCGAALIAPDSSGSVTLRLRCHGTVGEQALLGVKESMLGAYRKSSGLLLPEDRVITRVAGTTTKDAEATTVYPSQLTVNLVAGGRPVGMLSLFSQKPDAFTEDDGVLLDVLANQTADAIQSLRSAEEEARHRMERMVESMADGVVLTDEKNDIVVMNPAARRLLQAEDDTEAHTTRMMEERLGFQPFHLVRGWEYSGNQVLREEVKLFDRHVQVTVTPVSDARGTLRGVCVVLRDITEQKSLEERKDEFVSMVSHELRTPLTSMSGALDLVLNFMAGDINERQRRYLSLAKDSTEKLNSIVDDLLDLSKFAKGRLQMNFEVAYLDEVIQRVVEKYQPAFGEKRILVKSILPRHPLRAMADPNRLNQVLNNLLNNAVKFTPEGGDVRVELHATSSLPGYVVISCWNSGDPIAEESLERIFDRFEQARTKANRTVRGTGLGLAICRNIVEAHGGRVWCEPCADGVRFMAVLPTEPPPELRGDDGAESVAVQPRRKESRGRVLVIEGEPEVGYIAKALMMGRGYDVRLAFNAEEGLASARAYHPDMLIVSVRLPDVDGLRLAEILRHDPETRRAPLLVTSAFDERQRAFRAGADAFLVRPLASDKLLATVDSLVRGRSGPAHGRVLVVDDDAKIAAICREVLENIGFDVATAGSIEEGRRSLRERRPDVVLLDVTLPDGDGFVFLEEIKAERASGHISVIFISARAETSSKVRALKLGGDDYLTKPFDALELGARVESVMRRKEQELSASPTTQLPGSTAIEREVQRRLVARRPFAFCYLDLDNLKAYNDYYGFAKADGVVRQTGDLMREIFAQDGAPGDFLGHVAGDDFVFITSTESVDRICQKAIETFDRIIPLYYDRQDRERGHIEAEDRFGEKRHFPIMSVSVVAVMTDGSQDHAELARRAADMKKRAKAIAGSVFLRSDRERVVRSVAG, via the coding sequence TTGTCCGAGCCCCGCCACACGTTGCTGTTCGTCGATGACGAGGCCGACGTCCTGGACATCCTCACGCGGATGTTCCAGCGCCGGTATCGCGTCCTGACCGCGCCCAATGGCGCAGCGGCGCTCGACATCCTGCGTCGTGAAACGGTGGACGTGCTCATCACGGACCAGCGGATGCCGGAGATGTCGGGCATCGAGCTGGTGGCGACGGTGCGCGCGGAGGGCTTCGACGTCACCGCGCTGCTGCTCACCGGGTACACGGACCCGGAGGACATCATCGCGGCCATCAACCGCGGCCAGGTGTACCGGTACATCACCAAGCCGTGGGACGTGAACGACCTGGTCATCACCGTGAAGAACGCGGTGGAGTTCACGCAGTTGCGGCGCGACAAGGAGCGGCTCATCCGCCAGCTCCACCAGCGCGTGGAGGCCCTCTTCGTCCTCTACGAGGTGAGCCGCGCCTCCGCGAACGACCCGGCCAGCTACGACAACATCATCGACCGCGTGCTCATCGCCGTGGCGCGGGTGCTGCCGTACGACTGCGGCGCGGCGCTCATCGCCCCGGACTCGTCGGGCAGCGTCACGCTGCGGCTGCGCTGCCACGGCACGGTGGGGGAGCAGGCGCTGCTGGGCGTGAAGGAGTCCATGCTCGGCGCGTACCGCAAGAGCAGCGGCCTGCTGCTGCCGGAGGACCGCGTCATCACCCGCGTGGCCGGCACCACCACGAAGGACGCCGAGGCCACCACCGTCTACCCCAGCCAGCTCACCGTGAATCTGGTGGCCGGCGGGCGTCCGGTGGGCATGCTGTCGCTGTTCAGCCAGAAGCCGGACGCCTTCACCGAGGACGACGGCGTGCTGCTGGACGTGCTCGCCAACCAGACGGCGGACGCCATCCAGTCCCTGCGCTCGGCGGAGGAGGAAGCCCGCCACCGCATGGAGCGGATGGTGGAGTCCATGGCGGACGGCGTGGTCCTCACCGACGAGAAGAACGACATCGTGGTGATGAACCCCGCCGCGCGCCGCCTGCTCCAGGCGGAGGACGACACGGAGGCCCACACCACGCGGATGATGGAGGAGCGGCTGGGCTTCCAGCCCTTCCACCTGGTGCGCGGCTGGGAGTACAGCGGCAACCAGGTGCTGCGCGAGGAGGTGAAGCTCTTCGACCGCCACGTGCAGGTGACTGTCACGCCGGTGAGCGACGCGCGCGGCACGCTGCGCGGGGTGTGCGTGGTGCTGCGCGACATCACCGAGCAGAAGAGCCTGGAGGAGCGCAAGGACGAGTTCGTCTCCATGGTGAGCCACGAGCTGCGCACGCCGCTCACGTCCATGTCCGGCGCGCTGGACCTGGTGCTCAACTTCATGGCCGGCGACATCAACGAGCGGCAGCGCCGCTACCTGTCGCTGGCGAAGGACTCCACCGAAAAGCTCAACTCCATCGTCGACGACCTGCTCGACCTGTCGAAGTTCGCCAAGGGTCGGCTGCAGATGAACTTCGAGGTGGCGTACCTCGACGAGGTGATTCAGCGGGTGGTGGAGAAGTACCAGCCGGCCTTCGGCGAGAAGCGCATCCTGGTGAAGTCCATTCTTCCGCGGCACCCCCTGCGGGCGATGGCGGACCCCAACCGGTTGAACCAGGTCCTCAACAACCTGCTCAACAACGCGGTGAAGTTCACCCCGGAGGGCGGCGACGTGCGGGTGGAGCTGCACGCCACCTCCAGCCTGCCGGGCTACGTGGTGATTTCCTGCTGGAACAGCGGAGACCCCATCGCCGAGGAGAGCCTGGAGCGCATCTTCGACCGCTTCGAGCAGGCGCGCACCAAGGCCAACCGCACCGTGCGCGGCACCGGTCTGGGCCTGGCCATCTGCCGCAACATCGTGGAGGCCCACGGCGGCCGCGTCTGGTGCGAGCCCTGCGCGGACGGCGTGCGCTTCATGGCGGTGCTGCCCACCGAGCCGCCCCCCGAGCTGCGAGGCGATGACGGCGCGGAGAGCGTGGCGGTGCAGCCGCGCCGCAAGGAGAGCCGGGGCCGGGTGCTGGTCATCGAGGGCGAGCCCGAGGTGGGCTACATCGCCAAGGCCCTGATGATGGGGCGCGGCTACGACGTGCGGCTGGCCTTCAATGCCGAGGAGGGCCTGGCCTCCGCGCGCGCCTACCACCCGGACATGCTGATCGTCTCCGTGCGGTTGCCGGACGTGGACGGGCTGCGGCTGGCGGAAATCCTCCGGCACGACCCGGAGACGCGCCGCGCGCCGCTGCTGGTGACGTCCGCCTTCGACGAGCGGCAGCGCGCCTTCCGCGCCGGGGCGGACGCCTTCCTGGTGCGCCCGCTGGCGTCGGACAAGCTGCTGGCCACGGTGGACTCGCTGGTGCGCGGCCGCTCGGGCCCCGCGCACGGGCGCGTGCTGGTGGTGGACGACGACGCGAAGATTGCCGCCATCTGCCGCGAGGTGCTGGAGAACATCGGCTTCGACGTGGCCACCGCGGGCTCCATCGAAGAGGGACGCCGCTCCCTGCGCGAGCGCCGGCCGGACGTTGTCCTGCTGGACGTGACGCTGCCGGACGGTGACGGCTTCGTCTTCCTGGAGGAGATCAAGGCCGAGCGCGCCAGCGGCCACATCTCCGTCATCTTCATCTCCGCCCGCGCGGAGACGTCCTCCAAGGTGCGCGCCCTCAAGCTGGGCGGCGACGACTACCTCACCAAGCCCTTCGACGCGCTGGAGCTGGGTGCGCGCGTGGAGAGCGTGATGCGGCGCAAGGAGCAGGAGCTGTCCGCGTCGCCCACCACGCAGCTGCCGGGCTCCACCGCGATTGAGCGCGAGGTCCAGCGGCGGCTGGTGGCGCGGCGGCCGTTCGCCTTCTGCTACCTCGACCTGGACAACCTCAAGGCCTACAACGACTACTACGGCTTCGCGAAGGCGGACGGTGTCGTGCGCCAGACGGGCGACCTGATGCGCGAAATCTTCGCGCAGGACGGCGCGCCCGGGGACTTCCTGGGCCACGTGGCCGGTGACGACTTCGTGTTCATCACCTCCACGGAGTCGGTGGACCGCATCTGCCAGAAGGCGATCGAGACCTTCGACCGCATCATCCCGCTCTACTACGACCGGCAGGACCGGGAGCGCGGGCACATCGAGGCGGAGGACCGCTTCGGGGAGAAGCGTCACTTCCCCATCATGAGCGTGTCCGTGGTGGCGGTGATGACGGACGGCTCGCAGGACCACGCGGAGCTGGCGCGGCGCGCGGCGGACATGAAGAAGCGGGCGAAGGCGATTGCCGGCTCCGTCTTCCTGCGCAGCGACAGGGAGCGGGTGGTACGCTCCGTGGCCGGATGA
- a CDS encoding sensor histidine kinase produces MRLYQQLVLFMLAATVLPLAAVGFLLLSRAEAELAARIDAEQRSQASATAEAVGTSLMEVVDALARSAELFDWQAATDAETAGGLRLLYGQSPTVSAVLKLDAEGRPVGTPVFRAQAADGHPAFQADRLERLVRSVPVQPLRGGGKGQAALGTAYVHGDDGRAAVAVVVKLAEGEGAPYALAEVVFTQLETVLKRRAAGGLGRIDLVDEDRRVLASSDPERRMKVLAPELTAYLVTPTAPLPDAVRSFRVESPARRVSVARVPQGLRFDVVVEVDEATALAPVSAMRRTVLLSIGATFFVLLGLGALFTRGLNRRLADVVEGAEAYGRGELDKRVTVRGQDELSELATTFNRMGAELEQARARLMRWNDDLRTRVDEATSDLKAAQAQLLEAQKLAAVGQLGAGVAHEINNPLAGILGNVQLLMLDRGASDPDLGTLQKIEQSAKRCKEITQNLLRFSQQRERAELRPVDLNAVVRDALSLTEHQTRSEGITLVTELTQGLGRVRADPGHLSQVVLALLSNARTAMLKTPVKRLTLRTGERDGRAFFEVEDTGRGISPDIRPRIFEPFFTTKDVWSNVGLGLSVVWRVVTEAQGTIDVRSEAGQGACFTVTLPKA; encoded by the coding sequence ATGAGGCTCTACCAACAGCTCGTCCTCTTCATGCTGGCCGCGACGGTGCTTCCCCTCGCCGCGGTGGGCTTCCTGTTGCTTTCGCGCGCCGAGGCCGAGCTCGCCGCCCGCATCGACGCCGAGCAGCGCTCCCAGGCCAGCGCCACCGCGGAGGCGGTGGGCACCTCGCTGATGGAGGTGGTGGACGCGCTGGCCCGCTCGGCGGAGCTGTTCGACTGGCAGGCCGCCACCGACGCGGAGACGGCGGGCGGGCTGCGCCTCCTGTACGGGCAGTCCCCGACGGTCAGCGCCGTGCTGAAGCTGGACGCCGAGGGCCGGCCGGTGGGCACGCCCGTCTTCCGGGCGCAGGCGGCGGACGGGCACCCCGCGTTCCAGGCCGACCGGCTGGAGCGGCTGGTGCGCTCGGTGCCGGTGCAGCCGCTGCGTGGCGGCGGCAAGGGTCAGGCGGCGCTGGGCACCGCGTACGTCCATGGCGACGACGGACGCGCGGCGGTGGCCGTGGTGGTGAAGCTGGCCGAAGGGGAGGGCGCTCCGTACGCGCTGGCGGAGGTGGTCTTCACTCAGCTGGAGACGGTGCTGAAGCGCCGCGCGGCCGGAGGACTGGGGCGCATCGACCTGGTGGACGAGGACCGGCGCGTGCTGGCCAGCTCCGACCCCGAGCGGCGGATGAAGGTGCTGGCGCCGGAGCTGACCGCATACCTCGTCACGCCCACCGCGCCGCTGCCGGACGCCGTGCGCAGCTTCCGGGTGGAGTCCCCCGCGCGCCGGGTGAGCGTGGCGCGCGTGCCGCAGGGCCTGCGTTTCGACGTGGTGGTGGAGGTGGACGAGGCCACCGCGCTGGCGCCGGTGAGCGCCATGCGGCGCACGGTGCTGCTCTCCATCGGCGCGACGTTCTTCGTGTTGCTCGGGCTGGGGGCCCTCTTCACCCGTGGCCTCAACCGCCGGCTCGCGGACGTGGTGGAGGGTGCCGAGGCCTACGGGCGCGGCGAGCTGGACAAGCGCGTGACGGTGCGCGGCCAGGACGAGCTGAGCGAGCTGGCCACGACGTTCAACCGCATGGGCGCCGAGCTGGAGCAGGCCCGCGCCCGGCTGATGCGGTGGAACGATGACCTGCGCACCCGCGTGGACGAGGCCACCTCCGACTTGAAGGCCGCCCAGGCCCAGCTGCTGGAAGCGCAGAAGCTGGCCGCGGTGGGGCAGCTCGGCGCGGGGGTGGCGCATGAAATCAACAACCCGCTGGCGGGCATCCTCGGCAACGTGCAGCTGTTGATGCTGGACCGCGGCGCGTCCGACCCGGACCTGGGCACGCTCCAGAAAATCGAGCAGAGCGCCAAGCGCTGCAAGGAAATCACCCAGAACCTGCTGCGCTTCTCCCAGCAGCGTGAGCGCGCGGAGCTGCGGCCGGTGGACCTGAACGCGGTGGTGCGCGACGCGCTCAGCCTCACGGAGCACCAGACGCGCAGCGAGGGAATCACCCTTGTCACGGAGCTGACGCAGGGGCTGGGCCGCGTGCGCGCGGACCCCGGGCACCTGTCCCAGGTGGTCCTGGCGCTCCTGTCCAACGCGCGCACGGCGATGCTGAAGACGCCCGTCAAGCGCCTCACCCTGCGCACCGGGGAGCGCGACGGCCGCGCCTTCTTCGAGGTGGAGGACACGGGCAGGGGCATCTCCCCGGACATCCGCCCGCGCATCTTCGAGCCCTTCTTCACCACCAAGGACGTGTGGTCCAACGTGGGGTTGGGGCTGAGCGTGGTGTGGCGCGTGGTGACGGAGGCGCAGGGCACCATCGATGTGCGCTCGGAAGCAGGGCAGGGAGCCTGTTTCACGGTGACGCTGCCGAAGGCGTGA
- a CDS encoding FecR domain-containing protein codes for MAQPRRQTPFLVGLVLILAALPVGWFVFLRQPPPPPPRPAPPPVAVPAPTEKKPLELEFTEVSGTVEVQHPDGTWRPATVGAALRRNEKVRTQDGSYAMLIGGEAVEVRMDPGTEISVEALTESVSRILLGKGMATAVVRPGQRHTFEVKAANADAVATLEQSGAFTMSNNGQGTVAVGTREGEVTLLGQGKVVIVRAGQQAVIRPGQAPSEPATVPSSLLLKVDWPVERTRRERELLVRGQTVPGSRVEVDGVTVAPDAQGHFERKVVLREGRNTVDVRAVGVGAVGGVDGGVKRIEQRDKQDVVVDTTPPPLKTDPDIWNQANNDSR; via the coding sequence ATGGCCCAACCCCGCCGCCAGACGCCCTTCCTCGTCGGCCTCGTGCTGATTCTCGCGGCATTGCCGGTGGGGTGGTTCGTCTTCCTGCGCCAGCCGCCGCCTCCTCCTCCGCGGCCCGCGCCTCCGCCCGTCGCGGTGCCGGCTCCGACCGAGAAGAAGCCCCTGGAGCTGGAGTTCACCGAGGTGTCCGGCACCGTGGAGGTGCAGCACCCGGACGGCACCTGGCGCCCGGCGACGGTGGGCGCGGCCCTGCGCCGCAACGAGAAGGTGCGCACCCAGGACGGCTCGTACGCCATGCTCATCGGCGGCGAGGCCGTGGAAGTGCGCATGGACCCCGGCACGGAAATCTCCGTGGAGGCGCTGACGGAGTCCGTGTCCCGCATCCTCCTCGGCAAGGGTATGGCGACGGCCGTCGTGCGTCCCGGCCAGCGCCACACCTTCGAGGTGAAGGCGGCCAACGCGGACGCGGTGGCCACCCTCGAGCAGAGCGGTGCCTTCACCATGAGCAACAACGGCCAGGGCACCGTGGCGGTGGGCACGCGCGAGGGTGAGGTGACGCTGCTCGGGCAGGGCAAGGTCGTCATCGTCCGCGCGGGTCAGCAGGCCGTCATCCGCCCCGGCCAGGCGCCGTCCGAGCCCGCGACGGTGCCCAGCAGCCTCCTGCTCAAGGTGGATTGGCCGGTGGAGCGCACGCGCCGCGAGCGCGAACTGCTCGTGCGTGGACAGACGGTCCCCGGCAGCCGCGTGGAGGTGGACGGTGTCACGGTGGCGCCGGACGCCCAGGGCCACTTCGAGCGCAAGGTGGTGCTGCGCGAGGGCCGCAACACCGTGGACGTCCGCGCCGTCGGAGTGGGGGCTGTCGGAGGGGTGGACGGCGGAGTGAAGCGTATTGAACAAAGGGACAAGCAGGACGTGGTCGTCGACACCACGCCGCCCCCTTTGAAGACGGATCCGGACATCTGGAATCAAGCAAACAACGATTCCCGGTAG